One part of the Moorena sp. SIOASIH genome encodes these proteins:
- a CDS encoding DUF2862 domain-containing protein, whose translation MAVFRDAIATHSGKLRGGLSYDLVAMKIGQKVKVFRLRDRVGKDIANKLGKVGTITDYKMTDGSGVGVTVTFEDNSSTWFFEDELKVVD comes from the coding sequence ATGGCAGTTTTCCGTGATGCGATCGCGACACATTCCGGTAAACTGAGGGGTGGTTTATCGTATGATCTAGTAGCAATGAAAATCGGGCAAAAAGTAAAAGTGTTTCGTCTAAGAGACCGGGTAGGCAAGGACATCGCAAATAAACTGGGAAAAGTAGGCACGATCACAGATTATAAAATGACCGATGGCAGTGGAGTTGGCGTAACGGTGACATTTGAGGACAACTCCTCTACCTGGTTCTTTGAGGATGAATTGAAAGTCGTAGACTAG